CTGGGTAAGCTCTTTCTTCTGGTTCTCAGCCAAGCCTCTCTGGCCTCTGAAAAGGTCAAAAAGGGAGACTGAAGGGTTTGTTCACACATTGGGGAAATTTACGACACTTTTCTTAAAGGTGCTGTACCTGCGGAGTTCAAGTGCAGTGTGTCCGAATAAAGGATGATGAGgattgggtttgtttttttactttttgagtATTTTATCCCAAACTTCAAGATCATTAAGTTCAGAATATCTGCACATGGTGAGTCAGTATGAACACATTTGTGTCTGGGACAACTTCTCTTAAATTACACAACAAATATGTTCCTATGAGTAGTGTCCTGCATCAGGTCTAATGTAAAGGATTACATGGGACATGACATCGGGGGCAGAGGCATTTCGGTAGATAATAACAGTCACCTACAGTAAAGACAATCCGCAAAATGAACTACATTATGTGATGAACAGAAAAACCTTTGCCAACCATCAGCAAAGTATTTTCActtaccgtaatttccggactattaagcgcacctgaatataagctGCACCCagtgaatttttaaaaaatatgtattttgtacataaataagccgcacatgtctataagccgcaggtgcctactggtacattgaaacaaatgagctttacacaggctttaacgaaacacggcttggaacaaaaataaatgggctttaacgaaacacggcttgtaacaaaaataaaaagaatagcagtaaacagtagcctaccaagaaagtcattggtctatcttcctcctcctgtgcactgaaaccactgaagtCATCTCCTTCGGTGTCGGAGTTGAATAGCCTCAGAATTGCTTCATCCGATGTTGGATCGTCTTCATGGTCGCTCTCGTCACTTTCATCCAGAGGCAAATTCCCCGGCTCATGCTGCCCTCTTCAAcacgcagcagtccagcctTTCGAAACCAGTTGATGATAGTGGATTTTTTGATAAtgctccacgctgtcaggaccCACTGGCAGACTTGACCATAAGTTGCTCTTCGCATTCGGCCCGTTTTAGTGAAGGATTTCTCCCCACTTGTCATCCAAGCCTCCCACTGAACACGGAGCGCCACCTTAAATGCACGATTTATACTGATGTCGAGTGGctgcaaatactttgttgtgcccccaggaatcacagctggaattgagtttgtcctctgatggcttctttcacagaatctgttatgtgggccctcatgctgtccaacaCGAGCAAAGCCTTGTTCTTGTGAAAGAATCCTCCCGGTCGCTTGCCGTAACACTCCGTATCATTCATGCATTAGGCCTTCCGTCATCCAtcctttcttgttgactttcacAACAATTCCTCTCGAGAACTTTTCTTTTGGCATCGTCATGCGTTTAAAAATTAACATCGGTGGAAGCTTTTCTCCCGATGCCGTGCAGCTCAGAACACAGGTGAAGTGCATTTTTTCATGCCCAGTTGTTTTCAGCGTGACTGATGATTCGCCTTTCTAGTTGACAGTCCGAGTGAGAGGCAGGTCAAACGTCAGAGGAACCTCATCCATATTTATGATGTTGTGCGGGCTGATGGAATGCTCCGCTTTCTTTGCATCagtgaatttgcggaagtttgaAACTTTTTCCTCGTAGTCGGGAGGGAGGTGCTGACATAGACTCGTTGGTACCCTGATGGACAGGCCTTTACGTCTCATAAATCTTAGACACCACGATGGTCCACCTCTAAAATCCTCAAACTTCATTGCGGTGGcaattgttttggctttcagtcggatctgcacagttgaaacatctcggccgtctgctctctgtgtgttgatccAGCCTTCGAGCTCATTTTCTAGTTcgggccatctgcttttcttccctctgaaagcttttgttgtctttttgcactgaGTTAGTTCCTCACGCTGCTGTTTCCAACGTCTTATCATCGACTCATTAAGGCCAAGCtcccgtgcagcagctctatttccttttccaactgccagatcgatcgccttcaacttgaaagctgcatcatatgcatttctccgtgtctttgccatgatgagggtgacaaaatgactaccgtaatcagaatgatgggaagtttgagcatgctcgatttacgtcacattatgtgacggtgctcagttttttgtctattttttttcaaaatcccattttggcggcatgaagcttgcgaaagcgggaaaaatccatgaattagccgcgtcattgtataagccgcgaggttcaaagcgtgggaaaaaagtagcggcttatagtccggaaattacggtagtATTTCTACAGCCTATAACATTTTCAGTTGGGTGACATTATGGGCTCACACAGAGAGATTAGATAAAATCACACTATTGGCTGTCGGATATGTtcgccgtacatatggcagcccactgcccctaacactaggatgggtcaaatgcagaattctcgaatttccccacggggattaataaaagtacatctttctaGAACATTCCACAGTGTGAAAAAGAAGTCCAAATGTGTGTCTACCTGTGAACGTTTTCCATCGCTGCTACCTCAGCGAGGGCTGCCAGGCTGAAGAAAGCGGGTAGCTCTGGTGCTGCAACGCTCCTCTGTGCCTCCTGTGCTCTGGGATTACTGTAGCACCCCTTCTCATTGCATAAATTCTGTTGGGGTAATGGCTTCTTATCCTCTTCCTGGTTCTGGTCCCACATTTTGTCTTCTgtataaacatacaaaaagaaCACACTTGTAAAggacacttttaaaaatgttgattatttatttgtatatacagtaggtGTGTACAATGattctgcatttaaaatcatCATTTGACGAGAAAATACTCTACTGCCTGCCATGCTTGTCAAAATACATCTTCAAAGTATCTAGTTATTTGACTCATTCATAGAGTGGTTGATAGAGTTCTTTCAGTTACATCCCAAACATCAAGAAGTATGATATCACATATATTCATCACTAAGGTTTCATTCATGTGTTGATGGAAACACAATTCTAAGTAATGTCAACTAAACCTGTGGCTTAATTTTCCAGATTGTGTCTCTAGCTAGTAAGCACtcctttatacattttgttctaAAAAAATACAGCCTATAAAGGGCTCAGAAGTTCAAGAACAAAATATAATGGCAATCAACAACTTTTTGCAATACAAACCTCCAGACTTCTTACGATTATAATCCTACTGGCTCTATGGCCTGTCGTAAATAACAACATGTAGTTCCTAAGATTGATTAAAACGATATTCAATACCAATGTTAAATGTGATGCcaacatcatttttttcttaaatataaaaatgattttaattggCTCTTATATCTGGTCCTTAATAAAGGCAGGAGAATTTATGATTGCTCAAAATacagcatgtactgtatagtaGGAGCCAAATTCCAACCTGaacaaactaataataataataaataaataaataaacagtacaGTAACATGTGATGAGAGCTTTTCACAAGGACATTTTGGATGTGACTGTGGGGCAGCGATCCGCCTCCACACCTTCACATTGGATTCAGACAGTCCTGAAAATGTCTTTGCAGCCTAGAAGCCTGTAATATACCATACACAACACTTGTTTATCTATTCATCATTTGAGGCAAAGCTTCTCTAAAGCCATCTCCAAAGTACTGGACTTTGTCTTAACCAGTAATCAACGAACCAGTCCTTTAGTTTCTGATTTAGTTCGATCAAGCCTTTCCAGAATCCAAGAGCTTTGGGGGACTTTTCTCTAGATTCTGCTCCACTTTAGGTTCTTAAGGCTGGGAAATTACTCAAACAACAACCTCTTTCAACACATCTGCCATGTACTTAGTCCGCTTCCATCATCCTTCCTGCTCAGTCCTGGAGGAAGCTTTGCTTTAACAGCAGTGCTGGAGGGTTAACAACTTACAGTAGAGTCTCCAGGCGCTCACAATCTATTGGGTGTTCATGTAGGACATACTTTGTACCCTTTTCACTTATTTGAATTGTCTTTCTCTTACACCAACAAAATGAGATCCAGCATGAGGGTTAAAAATCCACTGGATTTCCTTTTTGCAATAGGTCCTCTATTTAGGCTTGATTCCGTTGTTGCATAGCTGTGCGTGGCTCTCTGTTGGTACTGAGCAGGCCTGGCCGTTGTCTGATGTCATAAGTTACACTTAACATCTTTAAAGGTCGAGAAGGGCATGAAGCCAAGAGCCTGAGTGTGCTAGCAACCTCTAGGTGTATTTGTTTAAACTTATCCTGGTTATTTTCTGGAAATCAAAAGCCAGTGCCCTCCACCTTTACCTGAGTTAGGAGGGCAGCTTTAAAATGATGACTTTCATATTTGCTAGGTTATCCAGGTAGTTCATGTAGTCCATATTGTCCAAGGCATGGTGACaacttaaaaatgaaaaataagttgTTGAGTGCCAGTTGTTCGTTGTTTTGAAAGTACGGATACTTTACTTTCTTCAAGTTACAGCCCTGAATTGATGCAGCTACTCCTCCACAGCCTCTCCCCGTGCTGTGACCTTGTCGTGGTGGAGAGGCTTGCGTGCTTCTATGATCCTGTGAGCTATGCTGGAGGGAGCCTATGGCTCCTGGCATGTTCAACCATACCAGATTGGTCTTGGGGGAGGAGTGAGACGAAAGGAAGCACTTGGTCCTCCAAGTTGGGGGTTGGGCGTGGCGCTAACAATGCCACCCCGCCAAAAAAACCTACTGTTACAGAAACTAAAATGAGAAATCCTATTGACATCAGGCCCATAGAACACCCTGGCCACCCAAACTCTTTGGGTGGCAGTATGACCACTTCTGATGAAATCCGAAAGGAAGTCAGGAGCGCGAAAGAGGGTCTACTAGGGCCTAAAACCAAGATCCACATTGGAGCATGGAACGTCCGAACCATGTTTGAGACCACCAAGACAGCACAAGTCCTCAGTGAGATGAAAAGGTACCACCTGGACATCCTGGGGATAAGTGAGAGTCACTGGACCAGCTCTGGTCGTCAAGCCCTGCATGATGGGTCTGTCATCCTCCATTCTGGCCACGagaacacccacacacatggtGTAGCCATCTTAATCTCCAAGGAGAACGCCAAAACCTTGCTGGATTGGGAACCAGTAAGTGAAAGGCTGATCCGAGTACGCCTCAACTCAAAGTTCCGTAAACTCACCATCTTACAGTGCTATGCACCAACCAACGAGGCTGAGGAGGAAGTCAAAGAAGACTGGTATGAACAACTACAAATGGCGGTTTCAAAGGTAACCCAACACAATGTTCTTCTCCTAACTGGCGACATGAATGCCAAAGTGGGAACAGACAATTCCAACGACGAGAGGGCAATGGGCAGGCATGGATGTGGTGAAAGAAACAACAGGGGTGAGCGCCTTGTTGATTTCTGCATGAACAACAACCCGGTCATCGGCGGTACCATCTTCCCACACAAGAATATCCATAAGCTCACATGGCAGTCACCTGATGGTAGGACCATCAACCAAATCGACCACATTATCATTAATGGTAAATGGCGCAGGTCACTGCAAGATGTTAGAGCTTACCGGGGTGCAGATGCCCATAGCGACCACTACCTAATCGCTGCCACCATTAAACTCAAGTTGAAGAAGTCAATCCCACAAGGCCACCGGCAGAAGAAACTGGACATTGTTAAACTCCAGtatccaaagaaaaacaaggagTTTGTGTTGGAACTGAGAAACCGCTTCAGCACGTCAGAGGCTTCCTCTGAAATGGAAGAAGAACCCACCATAAACAGCAAATGGAATGCTATCAAGACCATATACTCTGAAACAGCACAAAAGCTCCTGGGCTTCAAACAGAAAGGGGCCAAAGAATGGATATCAGCCAACACCTGGCAGAATATTGAAGAGAGGAAGCAGCTGAAGGCAAAGATGCTGAACACCAAGTCCCAATGACTCCTTGAGAAAGCCAAGATGTCCTACaaaaacaaggacagagaggTGAAGAGGAGTGCTAGGAGAGACAAAAGGGTCTTTGTTGAACACCTAGCAAGTGAAGCCGAGAAAGCTGCAGCCTATTGAAACCTGGGCATAGTGTACAAAATCACAAAGCGACTGTGTGGCAAATGTACAAACCAAACTACTCATGTTAGGGACAAGAATGACAAcatctgtacatcagagagagAACAAGCAGCCAGATGGGTCCAACACTTCCAGGAAGTACTCAACCTCCCTGAGCCACAGCAACCAGCCAATATCACAACAACAGAGGATACCCTGGAAATCAACACCAACCCCCCTGTCCCTGCTGAGGTTAAAGCTGCCATCCAAACCCTGAAGAGTGGCAACGCATGTGGCATAGACGCTATCCATTCTGAGATACTCAAGGCCGACATTCCAACACCAACACGAGTGCTGAAGGACCTATTCCAAAACATTTGGAACAGTGACACCATCCCTGAAGACTGGTCCAAAGGTCTTATTGTCAAAGTCCCCAAGAAAGGCAACATTAAGAACTGCGACAACTGGCGTAGAATCACCCTTCTGTCTATTCCAAGCAAGGTGTTCTGCAGAGTCCTTCTCAACCGGATGGAGACAGCCAATAACACCAGGATAAAACAGGAGCAAGCAGGCTTCAGGAAGGGAAGAGGATGTATGGACCAGATCTTTGCTCTGCGTCACATCATAGAGCAGTGCTTGGAATGGAACTCACCCCTCTACATCAACTTTGTGGACTTCAGGAAGGCCTTCGACAGTGTCCACCGAAACACCCTCTGGAAGATACTGCACTCCTATGGAATAtgggatgcaccgattgcaaaatgtcggccgatgccaataccgatgttaagaataaaaaTGTTGCCGAtaccgatggccgatgttttactatgtaacctgtaatggtagcacaatgcagactaaggcagcctatccctttaagagagagagtgggggatacgcgtgtgcatgtgtaagcgcgagagagaggttgagcgagccatagtacgtttctggaagttaacgggagtagcagcaagtataacaaagtcacaaatatatacgacggcctcccaagaacactgaagaatggatttaatttaccgatcctcctgacacccggtacacggggccgaagtcctgcagcatgcgcagcgtgcagcagcagctcctcagagGAGATGAGACGCccccccgaatgactttaaagttacggcagacctacagtcactgttctaatcctttaaaattatgccctgacttcagatttggtccgtcagatttaaaaacaacgacgctaatgcgacttctcccggtcacgtagcaaaacataaacatcggcgatctcaccttattttaccgatgtgccgatggtggtaaataggactaacatcggccgatgccgatgtctcaccgatgtatcggtgcatccctaatggAATACCATCAAAGATCATCTCAATCATAAAAACATTCTATGAACATTTTGAGTGTAGTGTCATCATGGGAAATTACCTCACAGAGGGGTTCTCAGTGCAGTCTGGAGTGAGACAGGGGTGCATCACCTCCCCTATACTCTTCCTGGTCGCCATAGACTGGATTACAACCAACACCACAGCAGACAGACATCCAAGAGGCATCCAGTGGACTCTGTTCTCCCAGCTGGAAGATCTTGACTTCGCTGGCGATCTTGCCTTCCTATCAACCAACCAGTACAACATGCAGGCTAAAACTGATAGGCTGAACAACTTTGCCAGACAAGTTGGGCTCAGTATCAACACCTCCAAAACACAAGTGATGTGTGTCAATTCCATCCCCACAGCATCCATCCTTGTTAATGAGAAACCACTTGAGTTTGTGGAAGATTTCACCTTTCTGGGCAGTCTTATCAGTAAGGACAACGGGGCATCAAAAGACATCAAAGCAAGGCTGGGAAAGGCTGAGGGTGCCTTCTCCCAACTCCGTCCCATCTGGAGATCAAAACAATACAGCCTTAAAACGAAGATGCTCCTATATAACAGCAATGTAAAGTATGTTCTGCTGTACGGTTCTGAGAGCTGGTGAGTTGTCCAAACAGACATGAGGAGAATGGAAGTGTTCCATAATGGATGCCTCCGACGACTATGCCAGATCCTTTGGCCTAATAAGACCTCCAATAATgaactgtacaaaaaaacaagaagcaggAGCATCACCAAGGAGATTACGCACAGACGCCTGAGATGGCTGGGACATGTGTTGAGGATGAAGCAGGACCACATTACAAAAGTGGCCTTAAGATGGACACCACCAGGTAAAAGAAAACCTGGGAGGCCCAAAACCCCCTGGCGCAGAACTGTGACACAAGAGCTAGAAAGATGAACCTGTCATGGGGAGAGGCCCAACATGCTGCCAGGGACCGAATGCAATGGAGAGAGCTCATTGAAGCCTTATGTCCCATAGGGGACGAAGAGGAGTAAGGAAGTAAGTAACTCCTCCACAGACTTTGCTGTGGGATTGACTGTCTTCTTCTGGGCATCATCCATAACTGCGGCAACACAGATGTTGGTGCAGTTATGGATAATGCCCAGAAGAAAATGTCCATTTAGCATTCAATAATCCAAAAAATCCCACTGGTTTCTACCGTAGCTTCTGTACAGCCATGTGCCATCCAACAGTTCCAGAAACCAGTCCTCTTTATCAAACGTGTTATCCCCACAAAGTATCTTACTTAATGTAGCGGCTATTTTTACAACGCTCCATGTTTCTAGGCTATTAAGTCTGCGAGGTGTCTCGGTTCTTACCTGTTGCTTGAGaagtgaaacacatttctgacatgCTTGCTGTCTGAACAGTAGGTAGAGCATGCTGCTTTGTATTCACTCGTCAAACATTACAGTAGTGACCATGCACTGTTCATGTTTAATTGTGTCAATTGTGTTTTCATGATGTTTCAAAGCACTAAAATGCTTTTTAACATACAGTGGTGATCAAACTTTGGACTCTTTAGACACGAGACAGACCCATAATCAAACACTGATCAATCAATCATCACTCACCCTCAGCAGGAGACACACTGCCATCAGCTGTGCGCACCAAGTGTGTGATCTTGGTCTTTCTTGCCTTCCTCTTCTGGCTACCAACTAGCATCTCAATACTATTGGAACCCTGGACATCCGGGCACATTATGGCAACGGGGGCACATGATTTGGCTTTTGCAGCTGAATCCAGCATGATGGAATCACTCGGTGCCCCTGTGGTGGAGAAAAGGTCAAGGGACAATTCAATGATTCCACCTCTGCACGTATTGCATGAAGAGGGCAGGTTTAATCAGGCGAGTGTATAACATCAATTACAGATTGGTTACAGCCTTGTTTAATGCAAATTAAGGAATTTTCAGGGgctttaaaaaaggtacattcTGAAATGTAAGTCGTTTTTTTTCCCAAAGgatatttttaagaaataaagaagacatttttgtaataaatgtaaGAATAAGCAACAGCAATAGGAATTGGCAATATACCTATGAAACAAATATTCCTTCGTCATTATGCTCAAACATTCACATTCTAGTTCACCTTTGTCGACTGCACCTGGCTTctcctttttgtgtttgtgcttcctAACAATCTTGTGGAATGAAGTCTTTTTCTGAGATGGAGATGATCCTGatataacaaaaaagaaaagcaaagaaaaaaaagagcatggAAATGCTATGTTATTTTATGtggttgaaatgtttttgcttgAACAAAGAGAAAAGGCGCTGGAAACACTGTCAGTGGGAAAACCATGAGtctcagagcagactgggacaCGGATGAGATGGAAGGATATTAAACAACATCAATTGTTTTTGTCACGTGGAGATTTCTGGGTGTTGTTTTTACCTTTGCCAGCCTTAGAAAATTCCTCTTGGACGCTGGGGCtgtcagtcttcttcttcttagcAACAGTAGTCCCCTTCTTATCAAACGTCATGGGGCTATACTGTGGCAGGCTGTTAAACTTCCTCTCAAACTCCTCCTCCAGTTTCCCCAGGCTGACAAGCAAAGTTTAGAGCTTACACAACTGAGCATTTAATCAATAGCctaacaatgaaaacaaagcagtaTCTTGGTGTAGTCCTGCAGGGCAAACAGACAGAGGATCAGACCACTTTCCTCCTCACTAAACGCGCTCCGGAGAACTACTACAGAATGTGTGGAGCATAGTTTGTGTTGGTTACTATATATTGACTGAAGAAATTATGAATTAAAGTAGAAAAAGAATCaagacagaggagcagaaagcCTGATTTGATCAGGACAGATGTTATGAGTGCATTTGGTAAATTACAGGAGCTGATATTGTGTACACAGACCTGGAGGAGGAAAACCATTCATCACCAGCGGgttgattcattattttattcaatattattATCACTATTGTatcaatacaatatttaatGGTAACTAGGCCGTTTACACAAACTACCCAAAGGGCGCTTTCTGAATGCAAGGTAActgttaaacacatgtttaatataaacatgacattattaatgtttttcctTCATCACATTAATTGCCTGGATGTCGGTGATAAtaatctgtttttaatttgaccATCAGGTTTAGCAgtatctttttttctcagtaaaacTGATACAAATGTTATAATGCAAAGTGTCTTCAACTGGTGGGACTGATATTGCTGAAGGAGCAGAAAGTTGTTGGGGATTTAATAGTAATTGGAATAATCCAGACATTCAGGTGACGGACAGGTCTGGATCACTGACCTGCACATATCCCAAAAATGTACAGGACGTTTGAACAGCTTTGACTAAGGGCCATAATAACTTTGCACAGGCtttagaaaatggaaaaaaagccACTTCAGCAGAATAGCGCGATACAAGGGCAAGCAACATGAATCAAAAGAAGGTTAAAGTTATTACTGCTTTCTGTTAGCTGGCTGGTTGACCCAGAAGTTGACCCTTAAGCAGCCCGATTCAAAAGCTGATCCAGAAGCTGCTGTATGGGTTTACTCTGGGTCAATCAGAGACTAGCTCCTCAATAATTCTGTGATCTTGGAGTTTATTTAGAAACCTCTCACTACCctaaaatgcattgttttgctGGAGTCACAactttttcacatttctatAATAGAGGGAGTGACTGCCAGGTTATTAAGACCCATAGTGCCCATAGAGCCACAATCAGGAGAACCAGACCTAGGAATGTATGTTTAAAAACTTGAAAGAAAAAACCCTGTATGAAAACAGCTCAATACAGCAGTGTGAGCAGCTTCTATGATTACTGACTAGTgtagaaaagagagaaagattcCCAGTACAGGTTAAAATGCTTGTAGTGTATGCTACCCAGAAAGGGACAACAGATATAGAAGGAGAAGTGTCTCACCCCTGACAGCTCTCAtctttggacttggactttTTCAGCTTTTTGGGATTGTTAGGTCCCGTGTGAGAAACCGGCCAGCTGTCATCACTCCAGTTGGCATCATGATCAGAAGCACGTAAAGCACCACGTTTACCTGAGGATGTAAATACAACCATTCAGGCAAACAGGAATAGATCAAGTGGAGCTTGAAATAATGTCTCATCTATGAACCATCTACAAATGGTCCAGAATGCTGCTACAGGGCCGTTAACCAGGTCCAGCAGGAAGACTCGCATAACACCGATTTTAAGACTTTTACAATGGCTTCCCATCCGGTTATCAATTCATTTTAAGGTACTACTTAATGGCCTTCTCCATCCCTAGATCGGCAGTAGGTCACTTAGGTCTTTCGATGAGGGTCTACTGGCTGTCCCTAGCTCTCGGTTGAAAACTAAAGGTGACCTTTTTAGTTGTGGCTCAAGAAACTATGCAACTCTTGCCTTACAGACATTCACTCTGCGGCCACTGTAgaaacttttaaaaaccaatTGATGACCCACCTTTTTGAATGGGTCTCTTTGAGATATGTGTGATGTGATATGTTCTTTTGTTCGTTCCTTTTGGGACTCTTTGTtgcctgtgttttgtttttatgttaaccTTAACTTCTGGCACATGTTTTTATGGTCTTCAGGTTTCTGTGgtcttatttttacattttttcttgtgAAGGACTTTGTGAATTTTACTTCTGTGAAAGGTGCTATACTAAATAAACGTATTATAATTActgataaatattcattaaCTACCTGACAAACCCAGCCTGGTAACATTAGCTGTGGATGAAGCCTCATATGTAATCATTGGTGTGTTGAATTGAAATGGATACCTCGGTCTATGTTAGCTCTCAGTGAAGTCAGCATTCCTTCAGAAACCAGCGTCTTGTACAAGGCTCCTTTGCAGCTCCGCTCAGATTTCCTGGAGCCGTGGAGCTCCGCGTTGGAGTCGCAGTTCCCTTCACCTGACCTCTCTTTCCCCTTGTCTTCCTCTCTTAACTTAGAAGGCGAGGGGCTGCAGGGGGAGAGCGGAGCTTCTTCCATACTGCTCTGAAGCTCCGTGCTACCTAAACTATCTTCTCCAGCGTCTCCTTTGGGACTGACGTTGGTCATCTCTTCCTTCATTTCTACCTCAGGAGTGTTCTGCCCACACGGCCCgctctcttcctccatctcctcctctttttgcTGAACCCCGGTCTTGACTTTGGGCTTATTCTTCTTTTTGAGCACAGCCGAGTTACCAGCACTAGGACTGCCCTGGATCTTCTTCTTGGGTTTCCCCTCCGTGCCCTTCCAGACCCCTTTGGCCACGGCCTCAATCGTACTGAAGACACTGTCCACGTTTGACACTGCATGGTTACACTTCTTGAGGATTTTCTTTGCTGGGGAGGGGATCTCAACATTGTCAGTTGACTTGGCAGTCTCTTTTTTCTTGCTCTTGGTTTTGACACGTGCATTTTGGCTGC
This Eleginops maclovinus isolate JMC-PN-2008 ecotype Puerto Natales chromosome 11, JC_Emac_rtc_rv5, whole genome shotgun sequence DNA region includes the following protein-coding sequences:
- the LOC134871865 gene encoding HMG box transcription factor BBX isoform X1; translation: MKGGGRGKEPPVAGEVAGKRPKRKCLQWHPLLSKKALDFSEEEEEEDEEELEKQPVLCGQQQGSQVQCGSKTEEVEEDSNEQRARRPMNAFLLFCKRHRSLVRQEHPRLDNRGATKILADWWAVLEPKEKQKYTDMAKEYKDAFMKANPGYKWCPATSKPVKSPSGPPVSNPRKKVWSFSSNSTKDSPTAKKVPKTDSMPQLNFAMADPTKMGGLSMLLLAGEHALTNREIPSSTKPRSPDAASEGNSFPGDEEQMLSGTVPSRVPDSTGGSAPPQLTESSVSVAPEGKPCPQSALFQLAEMCLASEAGQMDTVESPPDDGSSTAAPQLTAVKAEVKEESDDAPPSSQTSLLPLLSSVTSTSTDAIPPQCSSQNARVKTKSKKKETAKSTDNVEIPSPAKKILKKCNHAVSNVDSVFSTIEAVAKGVWKGTEGKPKKKIQGSPSAGNSAVLKKKNKPKVKTGVQQKEEEMEEESGPCGQNTPEVEMKEEMTNVSPKGDAGEDSLGSTELQSSMEEAPLSPCSPSPSKLREEDKGKERSGEGNCDSNAELHGSRKSERSCKGALYKTLVSEGMLTSLRANIDRGKRGALRASDHDANWSDDSWPVSHTGPNNPKKLKKSKSKDESCQGLGKLEEEFERKFNSLPQYSPMTFDKKGTTVAKKKKTDSPSVQEEFSKAGKGSSPSQKKTSFHKIVRKHKHKKEKPGAVDKGAPSDSIMLDSAAKAKSCAPVAIMCPDVQGSNSIEMLVGSQKRKARKTKITHLVRTADGSVSPAEEDKMWDQNQEEDKKPLPQQNLCNEKGCYSNPRAQEAQRSVAAPELPAFFSLAALAEVAAMENVHRGQRGLAENQKKELTQTPVLISCADQ
- the LOC134871865 gene encoding HMG box transcription factor BBX isoform X2, coding for MKGGGRGKEPPVAGEVAGKRPKRKCLQWHPLLSKKALDFSEEEEEEDEEELEKPVLCGQQQGSQVQCGSKTEEVEEDSNEQRARRPMNAFLLFCKRHRSLVRQEHPRLDNRGATKILADWWAVLEPKEKQKYTDMAKEYKDAFMKANPGYKWCPATSKPVKSPSGPPVSNPRKKVWSFSSNSTKDSPTAKKVPKTDSMPQLNFAMADPTKMGGLSMLLLAGEHALTNREIPSSTKPRSPDAASEGNSFPGDEEQMLSGTVPSRVPDSTGGSAPPQLTESSVSVAPEGKPCPQSALFQLAEMCLASEAGQMDTVESPPDDGSSTAAPQLTAVKAEVKEESDDAPPSSQTSLLPLLSSVTSTSTDAIPPQCSSQNARVKTKSKKKETAKSTDNVEIPSPAKKILKKCNHAVSNVDSVFSTIEAVAKGVWKGTEGKPKKKIQGSPSAGNSAVLKKKNKPKVKTGVQQKEEEMEEESGPCGQNTPEVEMKEEMTNVSPKGDAGEDSLGSTELQSSMEEAPLSPCSPSPSKLREEDKGKERSGEGNCDSNAELHGSRKSERSCKGALYKTLVSEGMLTSLRANIDRGKRGALRASDHDANWSDDSWPVSHTGPNNPKKLKKSKSKDESCQGLGKLEEEFERKFNSLPQYSPMTFDKKGTTVAKKKKTDSPSVQEEFSKAGKGSSPSQKKTSFHKIVRKHKHKKEKPGAVDKGAPSDSIMLDSAAKAKSCAPVAIMCPDVQGSNSIEMLVGSQKRKARKTKITHLVRTADGSVSPAEEDKMWDQNQEEDKKPLPQQNLCNEKGCYSNPRAQEAQRSVAAPELPAFFSLAALAEVAAMENVHRGQRGLAENQKKELTQTPVLISCADQ
- the LOC134871865 gene encoding HMG box transcription factor BBX isoform X3 gives rise to the protein MKGGGRGKEPPVAGEVAGKRPKRKCLQWHPLLSKKALDFSEEEEEEDEEELEKQPVLCGQQQGSQVQCGSKTEEVEEDSNEQRARRPMNAFLLFCKRHRSLVRQEHPRLDNRGATKILADWWAVLEPKEKQKYTDMAKEYKDAFMKANPGYKWCPATSKPVKSPSGPPVSNPRKKVWSFSSNSTKDSPTAKKVPKTDSMPQLNFAMADPTKMGGLSMLLLAGEHALTNREIPSSTKPRSPDAASEGNSFPGDEEQMLSGTVPSRVPDSTGGSAPPQLTESSVSVAPEGKPCPQSALFQLAEMCLASEAGQMDTVESPPDDGSSTAAPQLTAVKAEVKEESDDAPPSSQTSLLPLLSSVTSTSTDAIPPQCSSQNARVKTKSKKKETAKSTDNVEIPSPAKKILKKCNHAVSNVDSVFSTIEAVAKGVWKGTEGKPKKKIQGSPSAGNSAVLKKKNKPKVKTGVQQKEEEMEEESGPCGQNTPEVEMKEEMTNVSPKGDAGEDSLGSTELQSSMEEAPLSPCSPSPSKLREEDKGKERSGEGNCDSNAELHGSRKSERSCKGALYKTLVSEGMLTSLRANIDRGKRGALRASDHDANWSDDSWPVSHTGPNNPKKLKKSKSKDESCQGLGKLEEEFERKFNSLPQYSPMTFDKKGTTVAKKKKTDSPSVQEEFSKAGKGAPSDSIMLDSAAKAKSCAPVAIMCPDVQGSNSIEMLVGSQKRKARKTKITHLVRTADGSVSPAEEDKMWDQNQEEDKKPLPQQNLCNEKGCYSNPRAQEAQRSVAAPELPAFFSLAALAEVAAMENVHRGQRGLAENQKKELTQTPVLISCADQ